The genomic stretch tagcacTTTGCCCTGCTGGAAAAGTTGGTTCACTTCATATTTGTATCTAATTAAGTATGTttaagtttcaagtttcaagtttcaagtttatttgtcatatgcatttaaaagtacagtgtacagtgaaatgcaatgaaatgcattttaccctggctctctctctcagcccttaaaatctataaatagtacagttgataaatactacaataaataagacaatacctaagaataaaattataaaacaacctaaaaacatccataaaacaatccacagctctgcattcatttagtgctaCTGTTCAGTAGTCTGAACAATTAATTAAGTATGTCATTTATTAATTAAGTAATTAAGTAAGTAGCAACTAATTAAGTATGAGGGAAGTatgtttttacaaaacaaaacatggccagtactccctcagatatcgtggtgtacaaatatggaacaccaaaatacatgttatcaagagctcgttatccttagaacattttaaaggaaattatcatcacatttaattaatgatgtcaaattatcttttgatatgtttagatatattttcttttcttctgtactgttttttctatgtatttcattgtttttattggattgttttccactgtttggttaggtttttctgcacattttgtgtatttcttgttgttgtttaactttggttgtatttttaaaattatgttagtttagatctttcttccttttttgttattgtttttttgtctcctggggttgggggggaggCCCTTTGTATaaataagcctgtggcttcttgagcTCTTcggacacatttcttgttttattttcattgactagattttgtgcagttttatatatgtggaaataaataaatgaataaatggataagtgggcaactccgggtctgagaagtgaagccaatgaggaagcgCCTtgaactcctctggttgcagaaagaagtctgattgtatagaagtctatgagaaaatgagcctacttctcacttgatttattacctcagtaaacattgtaaacatgagtttatggtctcaatcactagtttaaagtcttcttcaatccagcatgatgttcatttagtaaattatgatcccatttagagtcaaatagaccataaagcagggtatgctttagggcgtgactaccttgtgattgacaggttgctatcatgacgttgtccggtctgggagttgtctgtgttttcgtcttacagcttcaaccctttcacagtgtgttttcagttcatgaaagttaatattaacattttgatagtatattccatttctgctaatagatcccccgaaatgttacacactggtcctttaagataTTTTGCAGGATGAGTGAAAACTTTAACTTCAAACGAGTTTCCATGATGATCAAACCCACATAGCAGTTGCATTATGGATATGTGAGAAAGAAATGATGAACTGATACAGACCTTAAAGAATATGTGTCAGTGTTATCCCTGTACAGTGTGTCTGTTTAATAAAAAGTCATCTCTACATGTTGATTAGATGCCAGTCAGTGACGTGTAAAGACTGAATCATCGGATAATGACtaacatgttgacatgtctGTCCTGTTTTGCAATTTCCTGACAAAATCTTTCATTTTGCAATGTACTTTTCAATAAAATCATAccaaattatttatttgaataaataGAAATTCATACAGTGAATGATACCCAAAATATGGAAGGGGAGGAGTGTCATCTGCAGTTGCTCCACAAAGAACAAACTGTGGTTTTCGGTGTCATATTTCCCGTTTTTTGCAGGCAGTTTCGTTAGGGCGTTGAGTTTCCCTTGGTACACTTTCTTTTCATCTTGCTGAGCTCGTGTCACTGTCAGCAGCAGGTCGTCGCCCTCAGGGTCAGCTCTGAGCCACGGTCCATCTCATCTCATCCAGGTACTGAAGCTGGACATCTTCCTGGACCATCCTGAAAGTCGCCTCACCTCTTCCATCCACCTCCTTCCTCCCCCATGCTGACAGATAGCATGCTGCGTCTCAGGATGTTGGGCCTCCTCGTGCTCGTGTTTTCACTGTGTGGTGAGTGATAATGATGCTCTATTACCAGTGATGGTGACTGGAAAAAGATAGTAAATAATGTACGCTAGATACactgaaaaagaaaattgttaacttacttacttacataAATACTcacaaattaagtttttttcaaCTCAATCTCAAAGATATTGTGTTAATCTAACTTGTTAACTTAATTATTTTAAGTGTTAccaagattttattttttttaaagtgacttctttaaatgtaattttataaCTTTAAGATTTGAAGTGGGCGAGGTGTGTGTGGTAAAAACTTCTGCTTTAACTTCACGTAACTGTTGACTTGTTAAAACCACATtagctgcatcccaaagctcttatttgcatccctgtttccctcacttgcgtcttttccttgcgtcttagtccctcccaccagggaagcatggagagacgcaaggaaaagacgcaagtgagggaaacggggatgcaattaagagctttgggatgtagctaaggaaaccatgcgaggagagaggaaacgaggaaatacgatttaagagacatgagacggtcgtttcctctgaagcgtcacgtgaagcgaggtccgtttctgatgacagcagcagctgatcaaaTCCGGATTAAAATGccagtcagctttaacagctgtttgtgtctgaactgtactaatactaataaagacaagtgcaagctgcagtctgtatttctactgtggactgagtcctgcttagaggctcaggaaacatctctactggcacaataactttatattatttattcattattagcgtctgtagttattgatattctgattgtgagctcattatttcataacccagaatatgactacggtgttttttgaacactggacattatttattaggctaaagggaaaatgtaaatgatataactcatatcaaaccgacgttcaggaattatcagcctcatgtgactgaatggaaatgaggataaatgatgtaaaaggtgtttgttgctgacagacagactcttcttctctctctgactttaatagtttcattaataaaagttaacggggctaataacagatcatgaaaagaaaaatctttctaatgaatgcagaaagttattttaactcagtttgtcaggtattataaacccctctcagtgtcgAGCTCCTTCAGTGgcagtgtgtgaaggagagattctgcaggtccttctgctgctgttcagagcttcaattaacacagatttgaactagatggtgaatcagaagacaactaaactataaaacgtttaatctgtgatctgttttcactccggtataaaactccagtgatgttgagaggtaaagttatcagatcagtccggtcggcagcagcgtccaatcaataactgatatccaataagggggcgtgtcggtcggtaaaagacttccgtggaggatacactggtgtatcctcgctcatagctcctccggcaagcctcctcgatcctcgatcctcgatcctcgctcctcgatgcacaaataaaagctttgggacggtcttcaagatggcgcaccagaacaacttccagttcaagcgaggatcgaggagcgaggaaacgaaaattaagagctttgggatgcacccAATGGGTGCAGTGGGTGTGGTGGATGGAGtccattttgaaataaaaagtaTTAGAACAACAGCAGATCAACTATAGTCTGAGCACAGCACGGATGGTTTACAGatagtatttatatactgtatataaatatataaatactgtctGTGTAGTACTTGAACTGAATTTCTACATGTGGATGGTGCTGTAGCTGCACTTTTTAAAACAAGGTTCCTACCTCACTATCCCACTACATTAAATCACAAACCTTTATCATCATTTTTAGCATGACTATTATATAGGAAGATCTTgcttattttttaatgtttaaaattaaaggaacagtgtgtattataccaggaagttagcattgccctggttccctcgacaaagcCACTTGTTAccttataatatatatatagatatagatatagatatagatatatatctatatctatatctatatatatcaaaaaagcttcaaaattcacaactgggatttttactgacattttatatcatatttgatAGTGATAGttgtgaaagggggagagagaggggatgacatgcagcaaatggCAAGCCATCTGCAGTAAGGAATCAGCTTTGGTACATGGGTTGCCCattctaccaggtgagctaccggaGTGCtctaataaaatgttaaaatctcttaaacttttgttaaagggactgtttgtaacttcttacccgtataaatcacccaggtcggtgtcccatgcgcgctcgcatatgcgcgcttgcgtgtggctacgctgttcagacaagactccaacacaaactacatggaagcaccaaaaccgcaaagttatatctagtgaagcccgtcttgttaaacagtgttagcggcggtcggaggacgcgggggagatcgtagctttggtctccagggccggagtctctgctgtactctgctcctctgcctgcctgcttgccttcactcagcttgctccacctcacgtgcatgcgcgcacactccacactgcagaagacttcgtagctctgagaatatctagtgaatgtacagtggatgtttgtgcagaaataactgctgcagctcctccagaccaacagaggtttcccgtgtcttgtgaagtgacggggctctgcagcgagaaacgttatcgtctccgaccgggtgccggtgtctccctctgcGGTCgcgaggctgaagcaggaaaagccaacactaggatcagcagtgattcatggagagaccttcgtctggccagctaacattactgtgtttgtggttttagttgacgtgtgtcgcctcactgttttgagcgatgcttgttcatgtctatttagagcgagcaagcgcgagcccggcgctgactttcattgacttaacggttGAACAGTGGAGAAGTTTGCCTGTGATGCAAAACTGTTATTACTGGTGGTACTGTGAGCTAGAATTCAGGCATACTCAGCTCAAAGTATAAGTGGCATGCAATGGTGATCTGAGCTACCAGAGTGCAGCAAATGTCCACttttaaagtccaataaaagcCTAACTATTGTGTATCAACAGATGCAGACAGTATATGCCCCACTGAGCTCAACCCTCTCTTCCTGGATCCGCCTGAGGTTCTAGGAGAATACAACGAGTCAGTAGAGTTAAACTGCTCCAGCATAGAAGAAGATCATGATGGGATGTACTGGCGTGTTGGAAACACAGACTCTGCAGTGGAACTTGACTATAGCCGTACAGTATATGAAGTGTCACTGTCAGACTGGAATGTGACAGCAGAGTGcagaataaaaatgaatgcaactCATGAATGCAGCAAAGACCTTGAAATCACCGTATACCGTAAGTGTAATTTCAAAAGCATATTATGTAATGAAACAAATAGCAAAAACAATAATCAAATTTTATTTTCATAGAGAATCCAGAGATGGTCACCGTGTATCCTACAAAGTATGCAGATGCTTTGGAAGGGACTTGGTACCAGCTtcagtgtgatgtcatcaacGTTGCTCCTGTTCAAAACCTCACAGTGAAGTGGTACAGAGACAATGATTACATCAGGACAGACACTTTCACCAAGAAAACCAAAAGACTAGTGAGTGAGTCTTCTACTCTGACAGTCAACCTCACTAGAGGAGACAACGGAGTTCAGTTCAGATGCGAGGCTCAGCTGGACTTTGGGCCAGACGGACCACTACTTCCTGTTGTTTCTGACAATCACACTGTTTCCGTGCACTGTGAGTAAACACTCTGTTGTGATACTTTTCTCAATGTCGTTCTCTATaatgtaaatatttgaatgAATATAATTTTCCTCCTCAGATGCTCCTGAGTTCATGAACGAAACGGAGGATGTCTATGTGAATGAGGGTGATTCTGTCACCCTGAACTGTGAAGCTGAGGCTCGCCCTCCTCCTAAATTTCATTGGATAGACCTACATGGTGGGATGAATGTAACTAAAACCAATTATCTCAACATTACTGGAGTAGTAACCGACACAACCTGGAACTGCACAGCTATCAATTATCTGGGAAACATAACTAAGCAGATCCATGTTCATGTGATAAAACCGATCACACCAGCAGCAGCCCCTGCAGCCATAACCACCCCTTCAGCCATACCCACCCCCGGGCCAACAACACCACGTGGTACGCATGTTTTACATTAGATATGGAATATGTGTCGCTAATATCTGTGTTGATCAACTTGTGgatctgtttttttcttattgtgcACCAAGCTCTGATTGAATATGCTTGCTTTTGAATGGCAGGTTGCCCCCTAGTATTGACGCCTGCTGAAGTTGTGGTGGAATTTGGAGGTCCAGCTTCAGTTAACTGCAGCACATCAGCTGCAGATGTTTCAAAAATGGGCTGGGAGGCCAAAGTTGGAGGCATATCGACTGAAGATTCTTCTGTGGTCACCTGGAAGGTTGAAAGAGTGGAAGACTGGGACACAAAACCTTTATGCTTCATTAATTGGGGAGATGATGATACCCAGTGTCAAGTAGAGCTAGACATCAGTTTTTATCGTGAGTACAAGTCTACAGACTATACATTATTGTCTGTCTTCATCTCCGACAAACTGTTTGACACAATGATATAAAGTAATGGTGTCTTTTGCTTACAGAAACTATTTATAGACATTttcaaacataaacattcttaAAGGGCCGCTTTGTATTTCCTATTTGTtaaggtcgtgtctagaaggtaacccacaaagcgagaaaacttgcaaaaacatgcaaaaactttagcgagactcgctgcccaacaaccaatcctaaccttaactattagaggtcaatgcctaaccttaactatcataggtcaatacctaaccgtaactattagaggtcaatgcctaaccttaactatcagaggtcaatacctaaccttaactattagaggtcaatacctaaccttaactattagaggtcaatacctaaccttaactattagaggtcaatgcctaaccttaactatcatAGGTCAatatctaaccttaactatcagaggtcaatgcctaaccttaactatcagaggtcaatacctaaccttaactattagaggtcaatacctaaccttaactattagaggtcaatacctaaccttaactattagaggtcaatgcctaaccttaactatcatAGGTCAATATCTAACCTTAATTatcagaggtcaatgcctaaccttaactattagagctcaatgcctcaccttaactattagaggtcaatacctaaccttaactattagagctcaatgcctcaccttaactattagaggtcaatacccaaccttaactattagagctcaatgcctcaccttaactattagaggtcaatacctaaccgtAACTATTAGAGCTCAATGCCtcaccttaactattagaggtcaatacctaaccttaattaTTAGAGGTCaaaacctaaccttaactattagaggtcaatacctaaccttaactattcgaggttaatgcctaaccttaactatcagaggtcaatacctaaccttaactatcagaggtcaatgcctaaccttaactattagaggtcaatacctaaccttaactattagaggtcaatgcctaaccttaactatcatAGGTCAatatctaaccttaactatcagaggtcaatgcctaaccttaactattagaggtcaatgcctaaccttaactatcatAGGTCAatatctaaccttaactatcagaggtcaatgcctaaccttaactattagagctcaatgcctcaccttaactattagaggtcaatacctaaccttaactattagaggtcaatacctaaccttaactattcgaggttaatgcctaaccttaactatcagaggtcaatacctaaccttaactatcagaggtcaatgcctaaccttaactattagaggtcaatacctaaccttaactattcgaggttaatgcctaaccttaactatcagaggtcaatacctaaccttaactatcagaggtcaatgcctaaccttaactattagaggtcaatacctaaccttaactattagaggtcaatatctaaccttaactatcagaggtcaatgcctaaccttaactattagagctcaatgcctcaccttaactattagaggtcaaaacctaaccttaactattagaggtcaatacctaaccttaactatcagaggtcaatgcctaaccttaactattcgaggtcaatgcctaaccttaactatcagaggtcaatacctaaccttaactatcagaggtcaatgcctaaccctaactgtTAGAGGTCAATCCCTcaccttaaccatctcacgagagttttgaaaaattgtgggttaccttctagacccGACCAGGAAGTAAAATCGGACCAAacctgttgccctagcaacagaatggcaatgaaaaagGTCTATAAGTAGCCTACACTTACAGTGCCACTTCAAAAGCAATGTAAATACGGAAGATATTATGGCGTTTGTGTATGCATATTTCTTGTATGATTGTGATTGCAGTTTTAGGGTTATcattaagttttttttcttttttttcgtaCTAATTATTTCTCCTTGCTTTATTTGCAGAGACTCCAGACAATGTGTCAGTTTCTGCGTTGGAACAAGGGCCGATGGTGGAGGGCACAGAGCACTGGCTGCTATGTGACATCACCGATGTTGCTCCTCTGAAGAACCTCAAACTGACGTGGTACCGCGGCAATGAAATTCTGCACACAGAAATGTTCAATGGCACCAGTACCACCCCGGTAAACGTGAACGGTACCTTGAGAGTCATTCCTGAGAGAGATCACAACGGAGCACTTTTCAGGTGCAAGGCTGAGCTGCTCCTGGGTCCAAATGGACCAGAGCTCGTCCCTACTGTAACCTCACCACCTTACGTGGCTGTGGTGCACTGTGAGTAGTCCACTTATCTATTTATTACTTGCTCAACACACACCACATATATCAAGTTTTGattaatgtatgttttattgtaGATAAACCACTGATCAAAGATTGTCCAGACCATTTCGCTGGTGTGGAGGGTGAGTTCAGCTTGGACATGTGGCGCTGTAAAGCCGATGGGAACCCTCCACCCACTGTTCAGTGGTACTATGAGGAAAACCTGATCAATGCATCTGAGCCCCTCACCAGGGCTAAATCAGGAAAGTACACAGCTGAAATTGGAAATAGCCTTGGCAACACCAGCATCTCCGTCCTTATCACAATTGAATGTGAGTGAATCAGACCTGCTTGAGATTATAtactttcatatttatttttccattatttattctgaaaattatttttgatttgttCACAGATGAACCTTCATTTACCTGTGATGCTCGCTTAGAGGTTGTAGAGAATGGCGCTCTCCCGTGTGAACCAGACGGGATACCTACACCTGTCATCACCTGGTTTAAAGATGGAAAAGAGATGGCGTCCCCACCCCGCTGGACAAAGGATGATAGTGGAAAATACTCACTTAAAGCAACCAACGAACATGGAATTGCCACTCACGCGCTAAATGTTGATGTTTTGTGTATGTTTGGAATCATAGAAATCATctttgtatattgttttgttgACAGTAGGATtctaaataatataattttttcatCTCAATTCTCATCTCCACAGATGCCCCTGTGTTCACGcacgtaacttacaaaaacgAGGTGAACCCTGGTGACAATGTGACCTTTGCCTGCATTGCGAAGGGCAATCCTCCCCCTGAGGTCAAGTGGCACTACGACAGCTCTGCAGTGAATGTGAGGGTGACCACCGGGGGGAGCCAGCAGAGCATCAGCGTCACAGGAGCCACGTCTACCAATGCTGGTGTTTACCGCTGTGATGCCACGAATAAAGTTGGGAGTGTGACAACATC from Sebastes fasciatus isolate fSebFas1 chromosome 13, fSebFas1.pri, whole genome shotgun sequence encodes the following:
- the LOC141780903 gene encoding vascular cell adhesion protein 1-like, with amino-acid sequence MLTDSMLRLRMLGLLVLVFSLCDADSICPTELNPLFLDPPEVLGEYNESVELNCSSIEEDHDGMYWRVGNTDSAVELDYSRTVYEVSLSDWNVTAECRIKMNATHECSKDLEITVYQNPEMVTVYPTKYADALEGTWYQLQCDVINVAPVQNLTVKWYRDNDYIRTDTFTKKTKRLVSESSTLTVNLTRGDNGVQFRCEAQLDFGPDGPLLPVVSDNHTVSVHYAPEFMNETEDVYVNEGDSVTLNCEAEARPPPKFHWIDLHGGMNVTKTNYLNITGVVTDTTWNCTAINYLGNITKQIHVHVIKPITPAAAPAAITTPSAIPTPGPTTPRGCPLVLTPAEVVVEFGGPASVNCSTSAADVSKMGWEAKVGGISTEDSSVVTWKVERVEDWDTKPLCFINWGDDDTQCQVELDISFYQTPDNVSVSALEQGPMVEGTEHWLLCDITDVAPLKNLKLTWYRGNEILHTEMFNGTSTTPVNVNGTLRVIPERDHNGALFRCKAELLLGPNGPELVPTVTSPPYVAVVHYKPLIKDCPDHFAGVEGEFSLDMWRCKADGNPPPTVQWYYEENLINASEPLTRAKSGKYTAEIGNSLGNTSISVLITIEYEPSFTCDARLEVVENGALPCEPDGIPTPVITWFKDGKEMASPPRWTKDDSGKYSLKATNEHGIATHALNVDVLYAPVFTHVTYKNEVNPGDNVTFACIAKGNPPPEVKWHYDSSAVNVRVTTGGSQQSISVTGATSTNAGVYRCDATNKVGSVTTSVTLIMKDPKPRAARFSVIWWLLILLAIVLIVILILIIVVRRWKKHGRYRFVPDRPNDGSDIPMSPQSNGVQA